Proteins co-encoded in one Symmachiella macrocystis genomic window:
- a CDS encoding PAC2 family protein: MNDNPLDLIRYHGHAQLQDATLLLAFSGWMDGGDVSTGTVRRLVTVLNATPLAEIDPDPFYIQNVPGPMEIAALFRPHIEYEDGLIKQIQMPENQFSVDATSNLVLFVGKEPHMRWRTFRDCLFAVCAELGIKKILFVGSFGGGVPHTREPRLHVSCSHADMLPAMEKYGVHRTTYSGPGSFVSYLLSQADAADLRMTSLVAEIPGYLTGANPASILAVTRRLATILGISPNLDELRGASTEWEMQVSTAVEQDGELAENVRQLEEEYDNQLLLQDEET; encoded by the coding sequence ATGAATGACAATCCCCTTGATCTGATCCGCTACCACGGTCACGCCCAATTACAAGACGCAACGCTGTTGCTCGCTTTTTCGGGGTGGATGGATGGCGGCGACGTTTCCACTGGAACGGTCCGACGACTGGTGACGGTCCTCAACGCCACGCCGCTGGCAGAAATTGATCCGGATCCGTTTTACATTCAAAACGTACCCGGACCGATGGAGATCGCCGCACTATTCCGGCCGCATATTGAATACGAAGATGGTTTAATCAAGCAGATCCAAATGCCTGAGAACCAGTTTTCCGTCGATGCCACCTCGAACTTGGTGCTATTCGTCGGGAAGGAACCGCACATGCGCTGGCGAACGTTTCGTGATTGCCTGTTCGCCGTCTGTGCGGAGTTGGGCATCAAAAAAATTCTGTTCGTTGGCTCCTTCGGCGGCGGAGTGCCGCATACCCGCGAACCGCGACTGCATGTCTCGTGCTCGCATGCCGACATGCTGCCGGCGATGGAGAAATATGGCGTGCATCGCACAACGTACTCCGGTCCGGGTTCGTTTGTGAGTTATCTGTTGTCACAAGCCGATGCCGCTGACTTGCGCATGACCTCGCTGGTCGCCGAAATCCCCGGCTACTTAACCGGTGCCAATCCCGCGAGCATTCTCGCGGTGACGCGGCGTCTGGCGACAATCCTGGGGATCTCGCCCAACCTCGATGAGCTGCGCGGCGCCAGCACCGAGTGGGAAATGCAAGTCTCGACCGCGGTCGAACAAGATGGCGAACTCGCCGAAAACGTCCGCCAACTCGAAGAAGAATACGACAATCAACTCCTATTGCAGGACGAAGAAACGTAA
- a CDS encoding PQQ-binding-like beta-propeller repeat protein: protein MDQTDGNAADSGSAPVAGEHSVEAAQTEVVNVPGRPKGFRWWPAVAILGIAAVVESILWWSMSENRPNQSVSMWLTSMTVSFLLLMWWMFASRLRWRTRFAGLGVVILLGIAARYSVRVEEYSGAVFPMLAFRWTPTAEEIAAEYRKTHSEVGQDEKSVPIEELVPAEGDVTIFRGADRTGHIVDAGIRTNWDEQPPREIWRHPVGLAWSSFIVVDGLAFTQEQREEEETVVCYSAETGDEIWAHTDPVRFSEVLGSDGPRATPTYFDGKIYTQGATGILNCLDARTGEVIWSTNILEDAGAKVLSWGMSGSPLVYDDVVVVNAGGDDAGLIAYHRLTGDRVWSAGNGPASYSSPRLADIQGERQLLIFAGNGLSGHDPATGEELWNFPWTTGPKVNAVLPYPLDESQILISTGYGLGAALLEVKHEGHQWSAEQVWKSIRLKAKFNEFVVKDDYVYGLDEGILTCLDLNTGKRVWKAGRYGYGQILLVDDLLLIITESGEVLLVKAEPKKSQPLARFQAIEGKTWNHATLVRGRLYVRNAREAACYDISK, encoded by the coding sequence ATGGACCAGACTGATGGGAACGCAGCGGATTCCGGAAGTGCGCCCGTAGCCGGCGAACATTCCGTCGAAGCCGCTCAAACGGAAGTCGTCAATGTCCCCGGACGCCCGAAAGGATTTCGTTGGTGGCCGGCGGTTGCGATTTTGGGAATTGCTGCGGTCGTCGAATCGATTCTCTGGTGGTCGATGTCGGAAAACCGTCCCAACCAGTCGGTTTCGATGTGGCTGACGTCGATGACCGTTTCCTTTTTGTTGCTCATGTGGTGGATGTTCGCCAGTCGACTACGCTGGCGCACGCGATTTGCCGGATTGGGTGTGGTGATCTTATTGGGCATTGCAGCGCGGTACTCCGTTCGTGTCGAGGAATACTCCGGCGCGGTGTTTCCCATGTTGGCATTTCGCTGGACCCCCACCGCCGAAGAGATTGCCGCTGAATATCGAAAAACACATTCCGAAGTCGGCCAGGACGAGAAAAGCGTCCCTATCGAAGAATTGGTCCCGGCGGAAGGCGACGTGACCATCTTTCGCGGAGCGGACCGCACCGGCCACATCGTCGATGCCGGCATTCGCACGAATTGGGACGAACAACCTCCCCGTGAAATCTGGCGGCATCCCGTTGGCCTCGCTTGGTCCTCATTTATTGTCGTTGACGGACTGGCGTTCACGCAGGAGCAACGCGAAGAAGAGGAAACGGTCGTTTGCTACAGTGCCGAAACCGGGGATGAGATTTGGGCACACACCGACCCCGTGCGTTTTTCAGAAGTGCTGGGCAGCGACGGCCCGCGGGCCACGCCAACCTACTTTGATGGCAAGATCTATACTCAAGGCGCGACCGGCATTTTGAATTGCCTCGACGCACGGACCGGCGAGGTGATTTGGTCGACGAACATTCTCGAAGACGCCGGTGCAAAGGTCTTGTCCTGGGGCATGTCCGGTTCGCCATTGGTCTATGATGACGTAGTGGTGGTTAATGCCGGCGGCGATGACGCGGGCCTAATCGCCTATCACCGACTAACAGGGGACCGCGTTTGGTCGGCCGGAAATGGGCCAGCTTCCTACAGTTCGCCGCGATTGGCCGACATTCAAGGAGAGCGTCAGCTTCTGATTTTTGCCGGCAACGGTTTGTCAGGACATGATCCGGCGACGGGTGAGGAATTGTGGAATTTCCCTTGGACAACGGGACCTAAGGTCAATGCGGTTCTGCCGTATCCTTTGGATGAGTCGCAAATATTGATTTCGACCGGCTATGGATTGGGAGCGGCGCTGCTGGAGGTAAAACACGAAGGCCACCAGTGGTCAGCAGAGCAGGTTTGGAAATCGATTCGCCTCAAAGCCAAATTCAACGAGTTCGTGGTCAAAGATGACTACGTTTACGGTTTGGATGAGGGGATCCTGACCTGTTTGGATCTCAATACAGGCAAACGCGTCTGGAAAGCGGGACGCTACGGATACGGACAAATCCTGCTCGTCGATGATCTCCTGCTCATCATCACTGAATCGGGTGAAGTCTTGCTCGTCAAAGCAGAGCCGAAAAAGAGCCAACCACTGGCCCGCTTCCAAGCAATCGAAGGCAAGACCTGGAATCATGCGACCTTGGTCCGTGGCCGGTTATACGTCCGAAATGCCCGCGAAGCCGCTTGTTACGACATCTCAAAATAA
- a CDS encoding sulfatase family protein, whose product MRLMLGGLLLLMCSSVAYAEERPNFIVFIADDMAWDDCGAYGHPHIRTPNIDNLARDGLRFDNAFLTCSSCSPSRCSILTGRYPHNTGASELHQPLPADQITVARRLKEAGYYTASAGKWHLGPSEKKNFDRIHNGREKVWMQAIEQRPLDQPFFLWMAFFDPHRPYQEGTIDEPHKPSDTVVPPYLPDVPETRRDLAMYYDEITRMDGVIGDVLEELDKQGAADNTVVVFLSDNGRPFPRGKTTVYDSGIKTPWIVRWPKQITAGGSTDALISSIDLSSTLLELAGLDGGPTFQGKSFSAVLSDPNAEIQDAVFAEHNWHDFNAHSRAIRTAQYKFIDNSYTDLPGTPPADAVRGETYQAMLKLREEGKLTANQQQCFTLPRPAEGLYDLQNDPYELQNLVSDPRFAAVRDQLRAKLSQWKQQTDDSVPKTRRPPKFDRESGERLQ is encoded by the coding sequence ATGCGATTGATGCTCGGTGGACTGCTGTTGTTGATGTGTAGCAGCGTGGCTTATGCCGAGGAGCGTCCCAATTTCATCGTCTTCATCGCCGACGACATGGCTTGGGATGATTGCGGCGCCTACGGGCATCCACACATCCGCACGCCGAACATCGATAATTTGGCACGCGACGGTCTGCGCTTCGACAACGCGTTTTTAACCTGCAGCTCCTGCAGCCCCAGCCGATGCAGCATCCTCACCGGTCGCTATCCGCACAACACCGGAGCGTCGGAATTGCATCAACCGTTGCCCGCCGATCAAATCACCGTCGCCCGCCGCTTAAAAGAAGCGGGGTATTACACAGCTTCCGCCGGCAAATGGCATCTGGGTCCGTCGGAGAAAAAGAACTTTGACCGCATCCACAATGGGCGAGAAAAGGTCTGGATGCAAGCGATTGAGCAGCGGCCCCTGGATCAACCTTTTTTCCTCTGGATGGCTTTTTTCGATCCGCACCGTCCCTACCAAGAAGGGACCATCGACGAGCCACACAAACCGAGTGACACGGTCGTCCCACCCTACCTGCCTGATGTCCCGGAGACCCGTCGCGACCTGGCGATGTACTATGACGAAATTACCCGCATGGACGGCGTGATCGGCGACGTGTTGGAGGAACTGGATAAACAGGGAGCGGCCGACAATACGGTAGTTGTCTTTCTCAGCGACAATGGACGCCCCTTTCCCCGCGGCAAAACCACGGTCTACGACAGCGGCATCAAGACTCCCTGGATCGTGCGTTGGCCAAAGCAGATTACCGCCGGCGGTTCGACAGATGCCTTGATCAGTTCGATCGACCTCTCTTCGACATTGTTGGAATTGGCTGGGCTGGATGGGGGGCCGACGTTTCAAGGGAAAAGTTTTTCAGCAGTACTGTCCGATCCCAATGCGGAAATTCAAGATGCGGTGTTCGCTGAACACAATTGGCACGATTTCAACGCCCACAGCCGCGCGATCCGCACAGCGCAATATAAATTCATCGATAATTCATACACCGACCTGCCGGGCACGCCGCCTGCCGATGCGGTTCGCGGTGAAACCTACCAAGCGATGTTGAAATTACGCGAGGAAGGAAAATTGACTGCTAACCAGCAACAATGCTTCACGCTGCCGCGCCCGGCTGAAGGACTGTACGACCTGCAAAACGACCCTTACGAGCTGCAAAATTTGGTCAGCGATCCGCGATTTGCCGCAGTCCGCGACCAACTCCGCGCAAAGCTGAGTCAGTGGAAGCAGCAGACCGACGACAGTGTTCCAAAAACACGTCGTCCGCCCAAGTTCGATCGCGAAAGCGGCGAGCGCCTGCAATAA
- a CDS encoding MlaE family ABC transporter permease: MASVADPLPRIGPIHVIGKITLVILENVGDVTIFFTKILYWMTTRLPRKRVLLPSLYQTGVLSLPVVIVTGVFIGMVLAIQTYDQFRLMHMETKLGAIINISLVKELGPVLAATMLAGRVGSALAAELGTMRVTEQIDALSAMGANPVNYLVVPRFLACFTLIPLLTIVADATGILGGWFLSSYVLDINSHHYWHHAISYVGPYDLFCGMFKSTFFGAAIAVVACHRGFNCTAGAEGVGRAATEAFVFSFVLILVLDFALGAFLQALYYTLWPSYGGGVVLEFDLINSWTQFVS; the protein is encoded by the coding sequence ATGGCGTCCGTCGCAGACCCGCTCCCCCGGATCGGACCGATACATGTCATCGGGAAGATCACGTTGGTGATCCTGGAAAACGTGGGAGATGTGACGATCTTCTTTACGAAGATCCTCTATTGGATGACAACGCGGCTGCCACGGAAACGCGTCTTGCTGCCGAGCTTGTATCAAACCGGCGTACTGAGTTTGCCAGTGGTGATCGTGACCGGCGTCTTCATCGGCATGGTACTGGCCATACAGACCTACGACCAGTTTCGCCTGATGCACATGGAAACCAAGCTCGGCGCAATTATCAATATTTCACTGGTCAAAGAACTCGGTCCGGTCTTGGCGGCCACGATGCTCGCCGGACGTGTAGGCAGCGCCCTTGCTGCTGAGTTGGGCACGATGCGGGTGACCGAACAAATCGACGCGCTTTCAGCCATGGGCGCTAACCCGGTGAACTACTTGGTTGTGCCGCGGTTTTTGGCCTGCTTTACCTTGATCCCGCTGCTGACCATTGTGGCCGATGCAACCGGCATTTTAGGCGGCTGGTTTTTGAGCAGCTATGTGTTGGATATCAACAGCCACCATTATTGGCATCATGCGATCAGTTATGTCGGGCCGTACGACTTGTTTTGCGGCATGTTTAAGAGCACATTTTTCGGGGCGGCGATCGCTGTGGTTGCCTGTCATCGAGGTTTTAATTGTACCGCCGGTGCCGAAGGGGTCGGCCGTGCGGCGACGGAGGCGTTTGTCTTTTCCTTCGTCTTGATCTTAGTCCTGGACTTTGCACTCGGTGCGTTTTTGCAGGCACTTTATTACACGCTTTGGCCCTCCTATGGCGGCGGTGTGGTACTGGAATTCGATCTGATCAATTCGTGGACTCAATTCGTTTCATAA